CTCCCAAGATTGATGATGCAGTCCGGAACAGAATTCTTATTTATCCCTGTCGGCCATTTGACGGAAGAGTTTCGAACGCCTGAACATATTGACCGCGATGCCGTTCGTTCCTTCATATTTGTTCAGCCTAACGACAGCCTCGACCAAATCAGGCAGTATGAAAGCGGCAGGGTTGTAGAACTTTCACTGGATGAGGATCTTCGGATTTCAGCAAGAATCAACAGAAACCAGGCGATGGGCCAGCGAATACGCAATCTTTCTGCAACAATCCAGGAGCCCTATGAAGGTGTGATCACACTTTCCGTGGATAGCACACGCATAACCGGAAACATCGACCTGGTCAGCGAAAACAGACTTTTTCATTTGCGATACGACTCACTGAGTGACCTGCACTACCTTGCGGAAATCGACCGGGAAAAACTGGATGTGATGGATGGGGATGGTCCGCTGCAGGTGATTGATTAAGCCAGATAATCAATAGATGATAAATAGCTGCCCAAAATATTTATCAGGTTAAATAAACAGAATCACAACTGTACAAAACGATAAAATAATTTAAAAGAAGTTTGAAACCCTGAATACGATCTGTTCTTCTTTTCGCAGATTATCGCTGAGTTTATCGCAGATATGCGCAGAAAATCTTCGGGAATCAGCGAATTCATCCTCGTAACTCTGAGATAAAAAAAAGGGATCGATTTTCGGTCTAAAAAAATATCTATTCCGAATTAACAGAAACGAAGATATTTGATCAATTTTCTAAATGTTTTGACAGTGTCAACTCATCACTAAACACTAAAAACTATTAAAGAGCTTCAGCTCTTACTTCTTAAACATCGTAGATGCCACAAAGAAAATATTCTCTTTTCGTTCCAGGAGCCTGCGTTTGAAATAAGGGAACCACATTGTGCCGTAAGGAACGTAGACTCGTGTATTATACCCTTCATCAGTCAGTTCAATCATCGTCTCTTCCCGAAGCCCGTACAGCATCTGGAATTCAAACCGGGATTTGCCAAGATTTTGCTCAAGCACATACGTTTTTACCCAATCCACCAGTTCATCATCATGGGTGGCAATGCGTGGGTAGGTGGTTTTATCGAGTAAAATTCGGGCGTACTCTTTGAAAGCTTCCCGGATAGCCGGCATGTTCTGTAGTGCAATTCGCTCCGGTTCGCTGTAGGCTCCCTTGCAGAGACGTACATCGGCTCCGATCGAGGCCAGATCGGGAATGTCGTCCTTGGATCGGTGCAGGTACGCCTGGATGACAATACCCACATGTTTTCCGTACTCCTTAAACGCTTCTTTGAAAAGGTCGATGGTTATCTGGGTGTTATCAGACCCTTCCATGTCAATCCGCACAAAAGTGTCGTGCTCGCGGGCGCAATCAAGCAGCTTTGAAAGATTATTCATACAGTAGCTTTCGTCGATATCGAGGCCAAGCATGGTGAGTTTAATCGAAATGGTGCTTTTCAGGCCGGCGGTATGAATATTTTTAATAAGCTGGATATAGCTTTCGACGGTATCGTCAGCCATTTGACGATCCTTTACATTCTCCCCAAGCAGATCAAGGGTGACTTTGATGCCGTGGCTATTTAAATGGCGCACCTTAGGAATAGACTGATCAAATGTTTCTCCCGCAACAAATCGTTTTGCAAGTACAAAAGGTAATTTCATAATAGAACGCAAAGGGTTGAAAATTTTGGGATGATATTACAAAACTGATGCCGGATTCTCACTATAGAATTGCAACATTTTTTATTATCGGTTCGATTCCAGTGTAACATTATTTTGAGGATGGCCGTAATCAGTTGATAAACGGGCTGGTTAAACGAAAATAATAAACAGGTATGATGATGGATAAAATAAAAGCTATAACAGGAACTTTTTTAGCAATGATTTTGGCGTTTTTTTCTACGCTGACAGCACAGGAACATCCGGATGCTTATCGGTCAGAGCTTTTTCAAACCAGCGCATCCCCATCGGTAACGATCGAAACAAGCGGAGGTTTTATTGAAGTTCAGGGTCATGATGCGGATGAGGTGAGGGTGGATATGATTGTGCGGCGCGGTAACCGGGTGTTATCCCCATCGGATACCGATTTAAGTGATTTTGAGATAACGATTCACCAGGAAAATGACAGGGTGGAAGCGTCGGCAAAACGGAGTGGCGGAATCAGCCGATGGTTTGGCGGTGGTTCAAATATTTCGGTTAACTTTGTGATTCATGCGCCGCACGATTCAGAAGTGAAAGGAAGCACCAGCGGGGGTTCGGTAACGGTTAAGAATATATCCAACAGTGTTGATATGAGAACCAGCGGCGGGAGTGTAACGGCCGAGGCGATCTCCGGGAATGCAGATTTGCGAACTTCCGGCGGCAGTATAACACTCAATGACATTGAAGGAACACTTGTTGCCCGAACCAGCGGCGGTTCAATCCGTGCTGACGGACTTTCTGGCAGCTCCGAACTGGCCACCTCCGGCGGTAGCATCCGTCTCGAAAACATCAAGGGAAGCGTGTCGGCACGGACAAGCGGAGGCAGCATTCGTGCGCATATGCTGGAGTTCGATAACGATCTCGATTTCAGAACGAGCGGGGGAAGTATCAGTGTTCAGATACCGACTACCGAACATTTTGATGTAGATTTGCGTGGCAGCAGAGTGAATATTGATCTCAATAACTTCAGCGGGAACTCCGAAAGAAACCGTGTCAACGGCCGGATGGGCAACGGAGGCCCAAAAATAGCGGCAACAACCTCCGGCGGCAGTGTAAGTGTAGAGTATTAACCTGAGTCCGATTGTTAAATCATGATCGTAAAAGTCCCCTCAATAGAGGCTGTGAGAATTTACCCTCTCATTTGAGGCATTCATTATTTTTTAAGGTATGAAAGCTTGTATTAAAGCTCCTCTCCCTATCAAGTCCTGTTAGGGCACGATAGGGAGGGGGCGGGGGAGGGTCAGAAACTCCAGGGAGCTGAGAAAATGGCTGAAATCTTAATTTATTTAAGTGCATTTTCTTTGGAAAACAGTTTCCTCACAACCTTAATATAGGGGGATGTTCATCAAAAAACATTTCTGTATCAGGAATCAAATGCGATGTATTAAACCGCTTGATGTTCGGGGACAGGTATAGGATTGGATGTCACGTCAGACTTTGCAGATTTTTGGTGTGCTGGTTTAAAATCTTCAGGATTATTCTTAGTGTGTTTCTTCGGGCTTTTAAACCATCTCAATGGGGCTAATAAAAACGAGCCAATCTTAACTGCTGCAGAGTTTTTAAAAAGTTCTACGGTTTCTTTGAGCTCTTTTATCTCTTTTTCTTTTGTGTAAATTACATGTTCAGTGTATTCTTTAAAAAGGTCTCTGTGTTTCTGGACCATATATTTTATGATCTCTGGTCTTTTATGATAGACTCTGTCATACATAGAACCTTTTGTTTGGCGATAGTAAAAAAGATATTCCGGAATGGAATAAACAGTCCAGCCCTGTTTTGTAACATTGATAGCGAATTCCCAATCCTCATATCCTGGGATACCTTCATCATAGCCCCCGGCATCTATCCAGCATTCATATCTGAATAATAAACAAGAAACGGCATTATTTTTTACCAGAAAATCCGCAACGTCTCCACCGGTAAATTGATTGGTGCTAACTTCATTATCTCCAAACCTTTTAACATAGCAAGTAACCATTCCGGTTTCTGGCTGTGAATCTAAAGCATGGAGGGCTTTTTCAATAAAAGTGGGAGCAAATTTATCATCAGAATCGAGTGTGAGAATATATTCACCTTTGCTTCTTTTAATGCCGTAATTTCTTGCAGATGCAACATCCCCGTTTTCTTTATAATAAACCCTTGTGTTACGGGTGTCTATTTCCTTTAGAACCGTACGAGTTTTCTCATCATCAGATCCATCATCCACAATAATAATTTCAAAGTTCTGATAGGTTTGATTTAATATACTGTCTATTGCTTCATGTATATACATACCATGATTGTAGCAGGGAATGATTACACTTACTAAATTAGGATCTCGACGCATGGGATGGTCATTAGCTGATGTTGATGATACACCTTTTAAATACTTTGTATAATGAAAATATTGCTAAACGAAGAGAATCAAAATTTGAAATTGTTAATTAATGATTGGTTCAAAAATGAAAGTGAGGCTTTTTAGTGAGCTTATAATCATTCAATCCTACACATCAACGTATTCCAGTAATACTCCGGAGAGAAAATAGAATTCAGAATTGATTTATATTTTTTCAATTTTTATTGAGATATATAGTGATGCAGTTGTTTTGCTCTTGGTTAAAGCCGGAGCGAATTCCATAACCGGATATTTTCGATGTATAGGGAAGCTGACAGATTGAGTAGGATGTGAAAACTTAAGTATTGTGCCGCGAGTGGAAAAATTAGGTCAATATGGTGGAGATTCTTATTGAAAACAACAGAAATTGAAAAATAAGAATTGTTGCAAAACTCGTTAAAATAAAGTTTCTATAATAATTTACCTGTATGTTCAGTCATCCCTAGTGAATTAAAATATTGTCAAATAAGCCAAGTCAGTGAAAAGTATACTAAGAATTCATTTTCCCAAAATATTTAACTTTTTAAAAAGAGTAAAAAAGAAATTATTTAGTGATTCAAGAAATAATAATTTGGATAATTACAGTGCTGATTTTAAAACATATGAAGCAGCAATTCTGAAACAGCCTGTCGCTGACAGAAAAAGAGTTTTGCATGTAATAGTTAATTTTTGGACCGGTGGCTCTGCAAGGCTTGTGGTAGATTTGTTTGAAAATATGGGCCACGTGTACGAACAAACAGTTTTAACTAAAGATATTCCGGATGTTCCTGCATATACAGGATTTCCTATGATAATTGACGAGGATACTAAGGAATCAGGTTCAATTTTGAATAAACTAAATAATTTTAAGCCTGATTTAGTACATATTCATTACTTAGGCCATCAAAGGGATAAATGGGGTAAGAAAAGCTGGGAGTGGTATAACAAAATTTTTGACATAATTGAGGAATTAGACTGTCCTGTTATAGAAAATGTGAATATTCCTACAGACCCTTTTGAAAATAAAATTGTCAGCTACTATGTATATGTAAGTAACTTTGTAAGAGAAAAGTTTGCACAACCTCACCATCAAAACAAAGTGATTTATCCCGGCTCAGATTTTACTCATTTCAAAAAGTTAAAACCAACCGATATACCTGATAATTGCATTGGAATGGTGTACAGATTGGAGCGTGATAAAATAAATGAAGAATCAATCAAAGTATTCATAGAGGTTGTTAAAAAAAGAAAGGATACAAATGTACTGATTGTAGGAGGTGGAAGTCTGTTAGAAAATTATAAAAAAGCTGTGAATGATGCCGGTCTAAGTGAATCCTTTACATTTACTGGTTATGTTGCATATAATGACCTTCCACAATACTACAATAAGATGAGTGTATTTGTTGCTCCTGTCCACAGGGAAAGTTTTGGGCAGGTTACACCAATGGCAATGAATATGGGAATTCCGGTAGTAGGTTATGATGTAGGTGCAATACCGGAAATCATTGCAAATGAAAGACTGCTTGCCGATTCTGGTGACTATTTACAATTATCGGAAATCATTATCAATTTACTAGATGATCGTGGAAAACGATTAAATATTGGCGCCTCGAACCAGTTACGTGCTGAATCTTTATTTTCAGTAGAAGCTATGATTCAATCCTACGAGAAAATTTATCAAGAGGTTTTGTCTGGAAAGTCAGTATGAATCAATAACGTACATTTCAATTTCTGAGTTCAACCTTAGTAACTCCAGTTCTTAGGCATACTTCAAGTTGTACCTTCAAGAAAGTCCGAAATAATCCGCGATGGGATTATCCTCGACTTTACAAAACGAAAAAAACTGTAGCAAAATCATTAGTAGGCTTCATTACCCCTAACCAACCAATTGAATTCCCGAATCGTCGTTTGTGCTCGTCACTGGAATAGCAATAGCTTACTGGCTTGTGAAAACTCTTCGTATTTTATTTAGAATCCTTCGGGGCAAAGCATAAAATATTTTGTGGTATATAGGATGTGTATAAGGTAGTAGGTTCTTTTTTATAAGTTTATATACTTCGCTATTTTTCGAATCGCACTGCTCTAAATAACCTTTAAACCACTCTAAAAACTCTGTTCTTATTTTTATATATGAAGTATTATCTTTTATTTTAGCTGACGCTGAATCATCTCTTTGCCGATAATGATTATTACAAGAAGAAGAAATATAAACAGGTTCGTGATAATACATTTTACTTAAAAACACCTGATCTGTATAATTGCTATGAAAAGAGTCGACAAAACCTCCATATTTTTTAACAGCATCTTTTAAAACTATGATTCCACACATGCAGGGAGCAGCAGATCCTTTTTTTAGTGGATACAATTTGACACTTAGTTCTCCTGGCTTATATAGTTGGTTCTGAGGAACTCCTATTAATTTCATCTCATCATCTTTTTGTTCATTATACCAACTGTTCCAATACACGGTCGCTTCACAGACCATTGTTGCTTTAGTATTATTGAAGTTTTTCACTTGGTTGTCTAAATAATTTGGTTCGAATATATCGTCTGCATCTAAAAAGGCAATTAGTTTTCCTTTGGCATGTTTGATTCCTAAATTTCGACTGGCACTTGCCCCTCTGTTGCTGTGATTTGCATGTTCTATATATCTAATCTGATCTGCATAAGAGCTGGCGTATTCCTTGGCTACATTTGTACTGTTATCAATTGATCCATCATCAACAAGGATCAATTCCCAATTTTCATACTGTTGCTTAATAACACTTTGGATGGTTTCCTCTATAAATTCCTCTTCATTATAAAAAGGAGTGATAACAGATACAGATGGAGTTTTCTGATTCATAAATATGCGGTTTCGTTAGTTTTTCATTACTTTCTGAGCCAATTACTCAGACTCCGTTCAAAGTTTTTCTGATTCAGGTCTGTAACCTGAAACCTGCCAATTTTATAACGATCTGTTTTTTTAACGACTGGTTTGGACGTGGTTGTGAAGGCTGCCGAAAAGGCACGCTCTTTTAAGATCTGAATTGTTGAGCTATTAAAGTTTCCGGATGGATAGGCAAAGGATCTGATTTTTTCATCTAAACAGTTTTCAAGAAAATTCTGGTTCTCCACTATTTCCTTTTTTTGTACATCTTTTGTATGCTTTGCTAAAGCTGGATGTGTTGAAGTATGTCCCCCAATAGTAAAAAGTGGATTATCGGATAGCAGTTTCAGTTGTTGTACTGACATTGTGCCCTCTACCTGACTATCATCTTCTGAAAGTCCCGCCCATTCCTTGACAAGCTTCAATAACTTAATTTGGTCATCTTTTTGTAGAGGGCTGAATAATTTCCAAAGCTTTACGTATAACTTGGTACGTAATGTAGGTGGCTGACTGGCTCCAAAATTGGCCTGCTTTGATCGTATTTTTTCATTTAATTCACAATCTTCTCCCAGATTAAAATTTATAGTCTCGTTTCTAAATGAGACTGAGAGAACAGAAGGTAGTTTATCAGTATGCACAATAATAGCTTCCAGCTCGTCCCACCAGAATGGCTGGCCGCCTAAATAGCTATCTGTGATAAAGAATGTTGCAGGCACTGAATATTTTTCCAGAAGTGGTTTTGCTGTGGTGAAATTATCCAGGTATCCATCATCAAATGTCAGCGCCACAGCTCCGTTTTGAATTTTTCCAGATTCAATTTGCCGTATTAATTCATGGGTACTGATTATTGAATAGTGTTCTTTCAAAAATTTAAGCTGGGCATTAAAATTTTCAGGGCTGACAGAAAGATTCCAGGGATCGGTTAAGGGGTTATTGATCCTGTGATACATTAAAACCAATGCACGGTTTTGGAACAGATATCTAAACTTCGGCAGTCTCATACTTTACCTTTCTTAACAGCCCTTACAGTGACCGTTACCTGCATATTGGGATCATGTTCATCTAGTTGATCTGTTGTCAGTTCATTCTCGCTCATTCCATATAAAAAAGCAGATGCGGAAAGAACATTACCATAATTATTAACTTCAAAAGTACCATCAGGAAAAGTCTCGGTCATGATTTTTTTCATCGCCATGTCGGTAAATGACCAATACCAGGTATATCCCCACTCCTCGTAATCGATTGGAGTGATTCCAGGTACAGTTACCAACAGAGTTCCACCGGGTTTCAGAATTCGATGACACGTTTTAAGAGCTTGCTTGAAATCGTAAATCAGGTGAAGTGTTTGAAGAAGTACAATACAGTCGAATGTACTATCCGGGATATGTGGAGCGTTACTAAGATCTCCAATAAATGTAGCCGATTCATTGCTTTCATCTACATGCAATACATCCATTTTAGTCACTTTATCACCACCGTATTTGCGGGTATATGTATTCTCACCAACTTCCAATACCCTGCCGCGAATACTGCCCGATTCTATTTCTAGAAACTTTTTTATATAGTAACGATCTACAGGGCCTCCTCTGTCGTAGCCGAATTTTTTGCTGAATGGAGTGGTTCTGTTCATGTCACCTAGGGATACTCTACCCGTCGGGGGAATAAAGTTTTTCCTAAGACCTGTCTGAAATAATTTTCTTTTCACAGAAACAGATAGAACTTGTCTGATTTTTTTAATCATTGATCGTTAATTATATTTTTTGGAGATATAGAGTTGAAATGAGACTCATGCTAAAAAGCATCGACCAATTCTATATAAAATTTCTATTCATAATATTATTTCGGTACACCCATTTACTAGCAAAAAAGAACTGCTAATCATAATTCTTTTTGAAAGGTTAAATATTGAAAACCCATTGAAAATGGGCATTTAATTCAATTTCATTTCAATGACTCGGAATTAAAATGTTTAATTTATTGATGGCAGTTGCCTCAAAATAATTAAACTGAACTTTTTACTGCGGTTATAAATTCAAATTTACTAATGAAATTAACCTCAGTAAATCAGAACTAAAATAAATCCTTTAATTTATTAGAGCTCCATGACGAAAGAAATTTTGCCAGCTGGTTGAAATTGCCGGTTTGGATCAACAAAGGAACTTTATCTTTCGTAGGAATTTTTTTCAGAAATGACTTAAGAAGATGCTCTTTTTTCATTTTTGCCGCCAGTTTTATGGAGTTCTCATCTCTGTTTATATTATCTTTTTTGAGAATGTGAGGGGTTATCACGTCCAGCTCGTTGATACATGAGGCCATATCTTTGACCCTCGGAGGGTTGCAAAGGGGATCGAAATGATTGCGATAAGCTTCCAGCCAATCATCAGGTATAGTATAATTTTCTCCTACAAAGTACCTGAGGTTTTCTTTAGTCTGTTCTATAGCAGTTGCCCTGTACTCTTCAGCCAAAACAGAATTTGACACACTTTGATTGGTTATGCGGTATTTTATGAGTATGTCATCCAAATTATGGATCAGGTATTTTCTTATAAGTTTTGACCATAAACGATAATCCTCGGAAAATGTTGACGGATACATTCCAGCATCTATAACGTGACGCCTTTTGTACATAACACTTGGATGGTAAATCCAGCAATAAAAGGTAAGATTAAAGTAAAATAGTTTACTGTCTCTCTGATATAAATAAAGCCTCTCACCAGTTTCAGAGATGACTTCCACATTTGATGACAGAAGGCTGCATTCCGGATGGGCTTCCAGGTACGTATACTGTTTTTCCAGACGATCGGGCAGGCTGATATCATCAGCGTCCATCCTTGCAATAAGATCAGAAGACGCTAGTTCAATTCCTTTATTTAGGGTTGCGCCTATACCCATATTTTGGTCATTTATAACCAGCCGTATTCGATCGTCGGTGTAGGAATTAATGATATCTAGGCTGCTGTCAGTTGACCCGTCGTCAATAATCAGGAATTCAAAGTCAGTGAATGATTGATTTAAAATACTATCAATCGCCTCTCTCAAATATTTTTCGGCGTTATACACCGGCATCAATACGGTTACTTTCGGCATAACTTATTTGTTAAATAGTACATTGCGCATACAATTACAGGTCTCTTATTCCTCAGCTTGAATGCGCTGAGTTTTAAAAAAAATACAGTAATCCTCAATAAACCGAAGACCTGTTAAGAGATTATAACTCAGAAAGGCTAAAGTGTGGTTTTTATAGGGTTTTTATAACATTCTTTGAGCATCAAACCGCAGAGATAAAACCAAATTTTTACTGCGGATGAAAAAGAATAAGATCATGAAACTTTTTCAGTAATTTCTTGTCGCTGCAATGTATTCAGATATTCATAATTAGGCTCTGCGGCATCAGTATAGATAGAGGTAAGGTTAACTGCATCTACCATGTAGAGAATATCATCAATTTGTTTTGTCGTAAGCTGTTGCTTCCATTTCAGAAGCTGTGCATCTGCATTTTCTTTTACTT
The DNA window shown above is from Rhodohalobacter sp. SW132 and carries:
- a CDS encoding glycosyltransferase family 4 protein; this encodes MKSILRIHFPKIFNFLKRVKKKLFSDSRNNNLDNYSADFKTYEAAILKQPVADRKRVLHVIVNFWTGGSARLVVDLFENMGHVYEQTVLTKDIPDVPAYTGFPMIIDEDTKESGSILNKLNNFKPDLVHIHYLGHQRDKWGKKSWEWYNKIFDIIEELDCPVIENVNIPTDPFENKIVSYYVYVSNFVREKFAQPHHQNKVIYPGSDFTHFKKLKPTDIPDNCIGMVYRLERDKINEESIKVFIEVVKKRKDTNVLIVGGGSLLENYKKAVNDAGLSESFTFTGYVAYNDLPQYYNKMSVFVAPVHRESFGQVTPMAMNMGIPVVGYDVGAIPEIIANERLLADSGDYLQLSEIIINLLDDRGKRLNIGASNQLRAESLFSVEAMIQSYEKIYQEVLSGKSV
- a CDS encoding DUF4097 family beta strand repeat-containing protein; protein product: MDKIKAITGTFLAMILAFFSTLTAQEHPDAYRSELFQTSASPSVTIETSGGFIEVQGHDADEVRVDMIVRRGNRVLSPSDTDLSDFEITIHQENDRVEASAKRSGGISRWFGGGSNISVNFVIHAPHDSEVKGSTSGGSVTVKNISNSVDMRTSGGSVTAEAISGNADLRTSGGSITLNDIEGTLVARTSGGSIRADGLSGSSELATSGGSIRLENIKGSVSARTSGGSIRAHMLEFDNDLDFRTSGGSISVQIPTTEHFDVDLRGSRVNIDLNNFSGNSERNRVNGRMGNGGPKIAATTSGGSVSVEY
- a CDS encoding glycosyltransferase family A protein, with product MRRDPNLVSVIIPCYNHGMYIHEAIDSILNQTYQNFEIIIVDDGSDDEKTRTVLKEIDTRNTRVYYKENGDVASARNYGIKRSKGEYILTLDSDDKFAPTFIEKALHALDSQPETGMVTCYVKRFGDNEVSTNQFTGGDVADFLVKNNAVSCLLFRYECWIDAGGYDEGIPGYEDWEFAINVTKQGWTVYSIPEYLFYYRQTKGSMYDRVYHKRPEIIKYMVQKHRDLFKEYTEHVIYTKEKEIKELKETVELFKNSAAVKIGSFLLAPLRWFKSPKKHTKNNPEDFKPAHQKSAKSDVTSNPIPVPEHQAV
- a CDS encoding proline dehydrogenase family protein, producing MKLPFVLAKRFVAGETFDQSIPKVRHLNSHGIKVTLDLLGENVKDRQMADDTVESYIQLIKNIHTAGLKSTISIKLTMLGLDIDESYCMNNLSKLLDCAREHDTFVRIDMEGSDNTQITIDLFKEAFKEYGKHVGIVIQAYLHRSKDDIPDLASIGADVRLCKGAYSEPERIALQNMPAIREAFKEYARILLDKTTYPRIATHDDELVDWVKTYVLEQNLGKSRFEFQMLYGLREETMIELTDEGYNTRVYVPYGTMWFPYFKRRLLERKENIFFVASTMFKK
- a CDS encoding glycosyltransferase, with the translated sequence MPKVTVLMPVYNAEKYLREAIDSILNQSFTDFEFLIIDDGSTDSSLDIINSYTDDRIRLVINDQNMGIGATLNKGIELASSDLIARMDADDISLPDRLEKQYTYLEAHPECSLLSSNVEVISETGERLYLYQRDSKLFYFNLTFYCWIYHPSVMYKRRHVIDAGMYPSTFSEDYRLWSKLIRKYLIHNLDDILIKYRITNQSVSNSVLAEEYRATAIEQTKENLRYFVGENYTIPDDWLEAYRNHFDPLCNPPRVKDMASCINELDVITPHILKKDNINRDENSIKLAAKMKKEHLLKSFLKKIPTKDKVPLLIQTGNFNQLAKFLSSWSSNKLKDLF
- a CDS encoding glycosyltransferase family 2 protein, translating into MNQKTPSVSVITPFYNEEEFIEETIQSVIKQQYENWELILVDDGSIDNSTNVAKEYASSYADQIRYIEHANHSNRGASASRNLGIKHAKGKLIAFLDADDIFEPNYLDNQVKNFNNTKATMVCEATVYWNSWYNEQKDDEMKLIGVPQNQLYKPGELSVKLYPLKKGSAAPCMCGIIVLKDAVKKYGGFVDSFHSNYTDQVFLSKMYYHEPVYISSSCNNHYRQRDDSASAKIKDNTSYIKIRTEFLEWFKGYLEQCDSKNSEVYKLIKKNLLPYTHPIYHKIFYALPRRILNKIRRVFTSQ
- a CDS encoding polysaccharide deacetylase family protein; translation: MKEHYSIISTHELIRQIESGKIQNGAVALTFDDGYLDNFTTAKPLLEKYSVPATFFITDSYLGGQPFWWDELEAIIVHTDKLPSVLSVSFRNETINFNLGEDCELNEKIRSKQANFGASQPPTLRTKLYVKLWKLFSPLQKDDQIKLLKLVKEWAGLSEDDSQVEGTMSVQQLKLLSDNPLFTIGGHTSTHPALAKHTKDVQKKEIVENQNFLENCLDEKIRSFAYPSGNFNSSTIQILKERAFSAAFTTTSKPVVKKTDRYKIGRFQVTDLNQKNFERSLSNWLRK
- a CDS encoding methyltransferase domain-containing protein, which codes for MNRTTPFSKKFGYDRGGPVDRYYIKKFLEIESGSIRGRVLEVGENTYTRKYGGDKVTKMDVLHVDESNESATFIGDLSNAPHIPDSTFDCIVLLQTLHLIYDFKQALKTCHRILKPGGTLLVTVPGITPIDYEEWGYTWYWSFTDMAMKKIMTETFPDGTFEVNNYGNVLSASAFLYGMSENELTTDQLDEHDPNMQVTVTVRAVKKGKV